From the genome of Primulina huaijiensis isolate GDHJ02 chromosome 11, ASM1229523v2, whole genome shotgun sequence:
AAAGCAGATCAAGAGCATGCCTTTGAGATGCTTGCTGCAGTGTTATGGCTGGGAAACATATCATTTCTTGTGATTGACAATGAAAACCATATAGAGGTTATTGCTGATGaaggtgattttatattttGCGTTAGTGTCCTACATTTTACCACCTCATGACTTGTATTTGTTCCTCGTTACATAGTGTGGGAGCAAACCTACCTCCGAGTTgcataaaatgatattttgctGTTTGTAGAACAATTTTGCAAGGGTCTTCTGGTATAAACATCATCTATGTCAGACCTCAACAACTGGGGGACCAGATTATAGTCCAATTCTCTTAGGTTGGACTTGGATCCATAGATTTGAAATCTATGTATTTTTGCTATTTAGATAAGTAAGAccataaactttaaatccacCTCTTACATGTTTATAAGgatgaatttcaagttcaccCGATGATTATGTCATTCGAAATTCATTCTACTTTGTATTATTAACGTATAAATAAGTAAAGTgtggatttaaaatttaatatattatttcattgtaAATTATAAAACTAATAGAAATCCATCGATTTCAAATCATCTCCCCAAATGctctcttatttatttatttgtgggCAAAAAGAAATTTCTGTTGgtcatttctttttctttgacaTTAGGATAAGTTGCACGACGAGTTAGCTCAAATGTTTAAGTTTCTATTCACATATAAACTTTGAGATCATCTATAGTTTCTGAATTTTCTTTCATATAATCTCATTTCAAGAATATAAATTATATCACGTACTTTAACGTTCATGGTTATGTGTATCTACTTTGATCCTTTGACATAACCATGTCAATACTTTTCCCTCGTATCTACAGCTGTAACCTCTGCAGCCAGCTTGATGGGCTGCAGTACACAGGACCTATTGCAAGCTATGTCAACTCGTTATATACAAGCTGGAAAGGATAAGGTCTCCAAAAGGCTGACATTGCAACAGGTTCATAAAAAGattctaaattttttgtttgcaaACACTCATTAATCATGTACACAAACACATGCCAAGTTTCTCGAATATTTCTTTCTAATGATTCAGCATATGAGTCCAACTTACTGAAAGAACAAATTTGCTGGGTGATTTACTTGGATGGATTCAAGTTATTCAGTGCATACACATCTGACCCTTCCTTCTCATTACTTAGGCAATTGATTCTAGAGATGCATTGGCAAAATTCATCTATGCTGGCTTGTTTGATTGGCTTGTAGAGGTTATCAATTTATCACTGGTTAGTGGCAAACAGCATACCGGGAGATCAATTGGTATTCTAGATATCTATGGATTTGAATCATTCAAGGTAAAAATCAGTTTTCTCCTTTAAAAGTTCGTACTATGGTGTAATTATCTCTCATTTTAGTTATCTTTCCTATATTTTTTGTCTCTTTCGAACCAGAAAAATAGCTTCGAGCAGTTTTGCATAAATTATGCTAATGAGAGGCTCCAACAACACTTTAACCGGCATCTCTTCAAACTCGAGCAAGAGGTAAAGTACAAAATAGATCGTAACAAGTTTGATAAAGTACGTGACTTGGTTATTCTATTTCTTTCTCGATATATGCTTTACAGCATTTGAGCGCCGACATTGCAATGTTCTATGTGGCTTTTTTATAAGATCCTAAAGTAATTCTATCGAATACTAATCCCAAAGAAATGTAAATCATGATGTGGTACAAACTAATGTGGTTTCAGGAATACGAGTTAGATGGAATTGATTGGACAAAAGTAGATTTTGAAGACAACCAAAAATGTTTGGATCTCTTTGAGAAGGTAGTTGTTTTCTCCAATTTATCATGTATTCAAGAGTCTTTATGGTGGACGGGGGTTTATTTTGGCGGTGCAAGTCTGGAATTTCTTACTTATTTATTATTGAGTATTGACTGgccaatttaattttttgcgTGGTCTCGAGGATCACATTTTTTATGTGAAGCCATGTTATTGGCTATTGCTCGAGTGTTTTGATGATCCGCTGGTGTGAATCTAAATGCATATTTGCATTCTGCGGAAATGTTGATTTTATTTTCGTGTTTGAAACCTTAGATGTAATTTACTCTGGTGTGCTTCCACAGAAACCTATTGGACTGATATCTTTATTGGATGAAGAATCAAATTTTCCCAAGGCTACAGATGTAACCTTTGCTACTAAGCTTAAGCAGCACTTAAATGATTTTCATTGCTTTAAAGGAGAAAGAGGTGGATCATTTAGTGTTCGCCATTATGCTGGAGAGGTTAGTTTTTCTTATGGCTGTAGTCTTGTGAATAGCTATGAACTCCTttcataataatgataaatatatCTTCAGTATTGAAAATTTAGACAGGAACAGTTATATTTGTTTTCGTTGGTTTTGCTTTGTGAATTGTAGTAATCTCTTTGTAATGTGAAACAGGGTATAGATGTATTCTGTGCATGTCTTCTTTGATCATGACTTTCAGAAGAGTTctctattttcttttccttATAGAGCCCCATGTTCATTTAGTTAAGCAAagtttaaactttttttttatacaaagttcgatttattaaattttgtcttaTCAATGAACCATGAGCAAtaataacaaattaatttaaCGCGTGATAAGATTAGGTACCTTCTATCCCTCTTGAAACTATGATGTTTCATGACCTAGTCCATGGGTTGGAATCTGAACTTGAAGAAACTGAAGTGTCGACATTTGGTTTACAATCGAACTTGACACATTGCACACCCCATATATCACTTTATAATTTCATTCAACATCTTTAATGATTGTAAATGCTTTTTTTAGGTACTTTATAGCACAGCTGAGTTCTTGGAGAAGAACAGGGATACATTGCATTCTGAAATCATTCAATTACTGTTGTCATGCACGGCCCAACTACCTCAGTTGTTTGCCTCTACACTGCTCGGACAATCCCAAATTCCAGCAAGTTCAATGGTAATACAGTCAGGGCTAGTTGCTTGTCAAAAGCAAAGTGTTGCCACAAAATTCAAGGTGAGACTTGTTCTACCCTCGCTTCCAACACACGCACATGCACAGCTGAAGGATGAAAATTGGAAAAAAGAACAGGAGAAAACTGTTACCTGCAGAAAAACATTagtttttgaatattttgaatttgtatATCCTTGAatgttctaatttttttatcctAAACTAAATTTAAGGATGATAGAGCTTTTTTTAACCATGTTTTCTTTGTATATAActtatcataaataaaaatcccATATTCGTGATACATAGCAAAATTTCTTATAATTTCTTCCGTGGTTGCAGAGTCAGCTGTTTAAGTTAATGCAGCAGCTCGAAAGCACAACACCACACTTCATTCGTTGTATAAAACCAAATAACAAGAAACTCCCTGGGCTGTTCGAAAAAGATCTTGTGTTAGAGCAGCTTAGATGCTGTGGCATTTTAGAAGTAGTTAGGATTTCGAGATCTGGGTATCCCACGCGGATGACGCATCAAGAATTTTCAAGGAGGTGAAGTTTGTTTCATACTTGAGATTTCATCCGAGGTTTTCAAAACATACTTGCATGACATTCACTACGATTACTTTAGAACTCTTTCAAAGTATGCTGTCATGACTTTCAGGTATGGATTTTTACTTGTAGACGATAATGCATGTCAAGATCCATTGAGTACTTCCATTGCAGTTCTTCAGCAGTTCAATATTCTCCCAGAGACGCACCAAGTCggttatacaaaattatatttccGAGCTGGAcaagtgagtatttgttgttttAAAGAGTCATCATTTCCTGATGAAAATTTCTATCTTTACACTGCTATTCAATTTCCCGGAGTATCTGCTCCTGATAGAACAATTTTTGAATATCTTTCTACTTTATCTGGTATTTTGTTGTGGCGGACTGCAGATTGGTGCCCTGGAAGATGTTAGAAAACAAGTTCTCCAAGGTACCGTGGATGTACAAAAGTGCTTTCGAGGTCATCGTGCCGGTCGATACTTCCACGAACTGAAGAGTGCTGTGGTATCATTGCAATCATGTAAGAATAACACCTATTCTGCCAGTAATTTGCTGGTTAATATGCACTTTTCAAAGGCAAAAActtctgtgagaccgtctcacaggtcaattttgtgagacatctTCGACCTAACCGGcctcataaaaaattattatttttatgtcaaaagtattacttttcaatATAAATATGGACCAGCTCGACCCATCTCaagaatataaatatgtgagaccgtctcacaagagaccaacTCTTTTTCGAATGTGTTATTGTCGGCCCTTTATGTTTCACGATTCACTACTTCGAATTATTTCAACCTATACATTTTCAGATGTTCGTGGTGATATTGCAAGAAAGGAGTATGGTGTTTTACTTGGGTTGAAAAGGCAGATTCCTGACCTAAAGTTAAATGGCCAGTTGATGGCAGTAGTACAAATACAATCAGGTAAAGCTTTTCTGCTTTAAAATGCGGCCATTCAATCACGTTAAAACGCTCTAATCTAAATACACCGTCTCCTGCAGTGGTTCGTGGACGGTTGGTTCGAAAGCATTTTAATGGCCTTAAGAATATGAAACAGTCAAATGCTGTTAAGCGGAAACCAGGAAAGAGGATTTCCGAAGTCAAGGTATGGTGTTGAAAAGACCAGGGTGTAATACCAGCTCAAGACCTTGGATTTTTAGACTATTTTTCTCTTACGTGTGCATTGTGTTACTTAGTTAATGGTTTAAGTTTCTCCGTGTAACATATGTTTGACATATAGGTATTATTTTCCTGTCTTTTCTAAATCTGCCATCTACACAGAGAAAGTAAGGTCCTCCTCTAATTTTACTTAAAGATTCATCTGCATGATTTATCATATTTGCCTCTATCATTCCAGTGTAATTTGAAATTAGAATCGGGTAGTTAGAAAATAATTGATGGATTTTGTATTTGATGATCGTATTCTTCTTCTccatttccaaaaataaaataagaaaagaaaacaatgaTATACTGGTCATCGGGAAATGGAGAAGATGCTTTTGAGTGTTTAAATCTCATTAAATCTCTGATATACTTGTATGCATCGATTTGTGGATTAAAAGTAAGCAAATTTTTATTCGCTTATCAGGATCTGCCACCAGAAATGTTGCCTTTGGTTGTTGAAGAACTTCAAAAAAGATTGTTGATGGCTGAAGCGACACTTGGACAGAGGGAAAGAGAAAATGCAGCCCTGAGAGAGCAAGTACAACACTTTGAGGCACACTGGTCGGAGTATGAAATCAAGATGAAATCTGTGGAGGAGATGTGGCAAAAGCAAACGACATCTTTACAAGTGAGTATATATTGTTTGCAGCAACACTGTAGGGTAGGAAGAAACCAGCAAAATCTAGCTCACAATTGCTCTGGTGTTGCATTTTTTAACGCACAGGATACATAGGACTTGACTATTTTTAACGCACAGGATACATAGGACTTGATTATTAGGTTATTCTTTGTGTTTATGGAGGTTATCGGaaggaaaataaacttgatTGAGAGGTCGCTTTATGAAGCAATTAGACATAATTATATTGGTACAGGAGTTGTCTGAGTAGGACGAGGCAGCAGGAAACACGAGCATATTTTTCTGCCTCCCATGGCATGTTCTAGTGACCAAGTATCGTGAACAACTTGCAGTCTGAAATGGTGAGTTATACTGTTGAGACAGCTTTGCTGTAGGCTAGCTTCAGGGGTCTTTTACGTGAAAAATTAGTGTGTAGTCAGTTAATAGATGGACAAAAGAAGTCACTGGAAATGAATACATCTGTCTTCCATATTGAACTTTTTTTGCGGTTTGTTGCAGATTAGTTTGGCTGCAGCCAAAAAGAGTCTTGGCTCTGGCAATCCTACAGGTGAACCTGCGAGGCTCAATGAATCCTCAACACATTTAGATTCTGCGGATACATTTATGGGACCTCAAAATCCAGATGCAAGCACACCTATCAGATTTGCTGATGATGGTTTCTATGACAAGGACACAACTGGCGGTTATGCTGTCTGCCCCCTCGTGAAGGAGTTCGAGCTAAGGAAACAAAATTTTGACGAGGAAGCCATGGAAATCATCAAGGTCAAGTCGGGGCATTCAACATCAGTAAATTCTGTAGAGGTACTACGGAGACTAAAACACCGGTTTGATACATGGAGAAAAGA
Proteins encoded in this window:
- the LOC140987518 gene encoding myosin-2-like, which encodes MMSLSPNSLARSSLEEMLESLRRKDGNEKPTEMPPELPTRPKPTSRARLPSAKRPLPGSIEIVESNISLKKGGAKGVRGNSFGAKKVKEMEPEESPYVMVSSDEKELEVRLEERDDAKLANSPPGSLPRFKECDCDGNLGYFIKKKLHVWCRPRNGHWESGKIQSTSGEKASVLLSDGSVMTVSTRELLPANPDILEGVDDLIQLSFLNEPSVLHNLQYRYDRDIIYNKAGPVLVAVNPFKDVPLYRNDFVTAYRQRLLDSPHVYAIAGTAYNEMMTDKINQSIIISGESGAGKTETAKIAMQYLAAVGGGTGGIDSEILQTSCILEAFGNAKTSRNDNSSRFGKLIEIHFSALGKICGAKIQTFLLEKPRVVQLANGERSYHIFYQLCAGAPPDLRGRLKLKNACDYSYLSQSDCLEIQDINEVQKFHLLMVALDTVGICKADQEHAFEMLAAVLWLGNISFLVIDNENHIEVIADEAVTSAASLMGCSTQDLLQAMSTRYIQAGKDKVSKRLTLQQAIDSRDALAKFIYAGLFDWLVEVINLSLVSGKQHTGRSIGILDIYGFESFKKNSFEQFCINYANERLQQHFNRHLFKLEQEEYELDGIDWTKVDFEDNQKCLDLFEKKPIGLISLLDEESNFPKATDVTFATKLKQHLNDFHCFKGERGGSFSVRHYAGEVLYSTAEFLEKNRDTLHSEIIQLLLSCTAQLPQLFASTLLGQSQIPASSMVIQSGLVACQKQSVATKFKSQLFKLMQQLESTTPHFIRCIKPNNKKLPGLFEKDLVLEQLRCCGILEVVRISRSGYPTRMTHQEFSRRYGFLLVDDNACQDPLSTSIAVLQQFNILPETHQVGYTKLYFRAGQIGALEDVRKQVLQGTVDVQKCFRGHRAGRYFHELKSAVVSLQSYVRGDIARKEYGVLLGLKRQIPDLKLNGQLMAVVQIQSVVRGRLVRKHFNGLKNMKQSNAVKRKPGKRISEVKDLPPEMLPLVVEELQKRLLMAEATLGQRERENAALREQVQHFEAHWSEYEIKMKSVEEMWQKQTTSLQISLAAAKKSLGSGNPTGEPARLNESSTHLDSADTFMGPQNPDASTPIRFADDGFYDKDTTGGYAVCPLVKEFELRKQNFDEEAMEIIKVKSGHSTSVNSVEVLRRLKHRFDTWRKDYKVRLREAKAKLYRLGLVESEKHRKKWWGKKSIRF